The following are encoded in a window of Terriglobia bacterium genomic DNA:
- a CDS encoding DUF2934 domain-containing protein has protein sequence MRSDKINRMKEPVPPAKNNLSWVTRAMEVMLVSTVDGIASLSTIPQNQRRKLIAEAAYLKAERRGFRGGTPERDWLDAEAEVDAILLHAC, from the coding sequence ATGAGGTCGGACAAGATCAACCGCATGAAGGAACCCGTCCCACCGGCGAAGAACAACCTGTCCTGGGTGACGAGAGCGATGGAAGTTATGCTGGTGTCTACCGTCGATGGCATCGCGTCGCTAAGTACCATCCCACAGAATCAGCGCCGCAAGCTGATCGCGGAGGCGGCCTATCTCAAGGCGGAGCGTCGCGGGTTCCGGGGCGGCACTCCCGAGCGGGACTGGCTCGACGCCGAGGCCGAGGTTGACGCGATCCTCCTGCACGCGTGCTGA
- a CDS encoding thrombospondin type 3 repeat-containing protein, with translation MSAAARFVLAAGVVVSFLHASAQEPCVQLPLGAVGWWPGDNDALDIKGGNDGVLWYGASYSGGVVGAAFNLDGGDDYVEIADRDDLTPPSLTLGAWVNPATMTGDGAIVSKYDSFKSGTSWILLMLAGGRLRFGVYGDRTGHPKTRYIDSNEPVLFSNSFQHVAATFDDLTKNLKLYVNGTEVPGTTYGVTDLSIWNSETPVRIGVYVDITNHLIAHWDGIIDEVQIFSRALSRCEIKAMADARSGGACKGDTDGDGLLDFNDNCPGLSNAGQENVDGDAAGDACDCAPADPGVFAAPGEVGMLQVRTVGDNSELDWCSSALEAGIASVYDVPRGTLNEFPVGTGVSETCLPPGSFTSPAATDPAVPTTSSGFWYLVRSRNGCGVGTYGFRSNGTERATAVCP, from the coding sequence ATGAGCGCAGCCGCTAGGTTTGTGCTGGCCGCAGGTGTTGTGGTGAGCTTCCTGCATGCTTCTGCGCAAGAGCCCTGCGTTCAGCTTCCTCTTGGTGCAGTTGGCTGGTGGCCAGGGGATAACGATGCTCTCGACATCAAGGGTGGAAACGACGGAGTACTGTGGTACGGCGCGTCCTACAGCGGTGGGGTGGTGGGCGCGGCGTTCAACCTCGATGGTGGTGACGACTACGTCGAGATCGCCGACAGGGATGATCTGACACCGCCGTCGCTCACTCTTGGCGCGTGGGTCAACCCGGCCACCATGACCGGTGACGGAGCGATCGTGTCGAAATATGACTCATTCAAGAGCGGAACCAGTTGGATCTTGCTGATGCTCGCGGGCGGCAGATTGCGGTTCGGGGTCTACGGAGACAGGACAGGTCATCCAAAGACCCGCTACATTGACTCGAATGAGCCCGTTCTCTTCAGCAACTCGTTTCAACACGTCGCGGCCACCTTCGACGACCTTACCAAGAACTTGAAGCTCTATGTCAACGGCACTGAGGTTCCAGGAACGACGTACGGGGTGACTGATTTGTCCATCTGGAACAGCGAGACTCCTGTCCGGATCGGAGTCTACGTCGACATTACCAACCATTTGATCGCCCATTGGGATGGCATCATCGATGAAGTTCAGATCTTCAGTCGGGCCCTCTCCCGCTGTGAAATCAAGGCAATGGCCGATGCTCGCAGCGGAGGTGCATGCAAGGGAGACACGGACGGCGACGGTCTTCTCGACTTCAACGACAACTGTCCAGGCCTCTCTAACGCTGGTCAAGAAAACGTCGACGGCGATGCAGCAGGGGACGCGTGCGATTGTGCACCGGCTGATCCGGGAGTCTTCGCGGCTCCGGGAGAGGTCGGAATGCTCCAGGTGAGGACGGTTGGCGACAACTCGGAGCTGGATTGGTGCTCCAGTGCGCTGGAGGCCGGAATCGCATCTGTCTACGATGTTCCCCGAGGCACCCTCAATGAGTTCCCTGTCGGGACAGGGGTGTCCGAGACATGTTTGCCGCCGGGCAGCTTTACGAGCCCAGCGGCGACGGACCCTGCAGTTCCCACAACCAGCAGCGGTTTCTGGTACCTGGTGAGGAGTCGCAATGGCTGTGGCGTCGGTACGTACGGGTTCCGGAGCAATGGCACAGAGAGGGCGACTGCGGTTTGCCCTTAG